GGTGCATGATTTCAGGCACGGGAAGACTCCTGTTCTCCAAGATACCGGGCGGCGGGAGCTTCTCGCCGGCGGCCATGAAGTCCCAAGCGAACTCCTCGAGCAGCAGCGTCATCTGCTGGACGTACTCCGGCAGCATGCCTTGCTTCAACTTGATGGAGACGGTCAAGAAATAGTCCGGGACGGGAATGCTCTTCAACCCGCGCTTGATCTCCTGGGCCGATTGCAAATCCTTTTCCACCTGGCCCAACTGCCTTCCGAATTCGTTCTCCCTCGCAGTCAGGGTGGGTTGGGGTGGCAGTCTGGCGAGGCTCTTCCTGAAGGAATCGACCTGCTGCTCGAGACGTGAAACCGCCTGACTGTCCGATTCGCGAGCGGCCGCCGCACTGGCCTGCGCCGCAGAAAGCCCGGAGAGTCTACCTCGAGCCCCAGCAAGCTCGGTTTCAGCATTGGCGAGCCTGGCTCGAAGCGCGTTGAACTCGGCGAGCAAGGCTCTATTCACCTCACGGTCCTTCTGGATTTCTCTTCGACGCGCATTGAGGCCGAGCTCCTTCATGTGTTGCTCCATGAAGCCCCTCAGGAAGGTCTTGTATTGCATCGCGGGGAACAACATCTCGTCATCCTCTCGCCCCCCCTCGCAACACTCCTTCAACTCCTGATACTCATCTTGCGCGCGCAGCTTCTTCAAAATGCTCTCCGCGCGCTCGATGTCGCCCGTTGGGATGCCATAGATTTCGAGCACACGCTCGGGGACATCCGTCAAGGCATAGCCCACCACCGCCCGCTCCCACTGGAAGTGGTGCCGCAGCCAGGCGGCCTGCCAGGTGATGGCGTTCATGAAGACCGCCATCTTCTTCGGCTTGACCGTGCTGAAGGTGCGCAAGATGAGGAAGTGTGAGACCTGCAATTGATCGCCATTCGCCATATCCGAGATACCTCCTCCGGTGTTCATAGGAATCGCAGCTCCCCGGCGACCCCGACCGCGCGCCGCAGGTGCTCGAGCGCCGCCTCCCGCTGCCCCTGACTCCACGCCTCGAGCGCCGCCCTCAGGGCGCCGGCCAGTGGGTCGGGCAGGGGGATCTGCGTCGGGTCCAGCATCACGCGCGCGCGCTCCACCGCCTCCGCCACCTCACCGCGCCGCGACTCCATCGCCATCAGGAGCAGCAACCCCTGCCATTGCCCGCCAAAGTGCGAGTACCGCTCCGCGAGCTTCCGCCAGCGCTCCACGGCGTCCCGCGCGTCCCGCTCGGCATCCTCCAGGCGCTGCTCCTTCCAGGCCACCCAGGCCCGGGTGGCCAGGGCCGCGCCCACGTAGTCGTCCATGCGCGCCTCGGTCGCGACCCGCAGGCTCCGCTCACTCCAGGTGCGCGCCTCGGAGACCTGACCCCGCCGCCGGTACACCTGCAGCAGGTACGTCAGCAGGCGTGACTGCAACGTCAGGTCCCCCACCCGCTCCGCCAGCCGCAACCCCACCAGGCCCTGCCGCTCCGACTCCTCCAGGTCTCCGTGGAACAACAAGGAGAAGGCGAGGAAGAAGCGGCACGTCGCCTGCTCGGACAGGTCCCCGGATTGCTCGCTGGCCGCCACCGCCTGCCGGGCGGTCCGCACCGTCTCGGCGGAAAGGACGTAGTTCTCACGCCGGAAGGCCCACAGGAGGATCGCCTGGAAGAAGCGCACGCGTTGCGAGGACGTGCCTCGTGCTTCCACCGGATGGCGAACCTTGTCGATGAGCGCGCCCATCTCCTCGACCCGTCCCATCCAGTAGTAGACCCAGATGCGCTCCACTTGAATCTGCACCCACTCGTGCCACCAGCCGGACGCGGTCTCCTCCGCTCCAACCGCACCGGGCTCGGAGTGGACCGAGCCCAGCGCGGCTTCGGCCTCGTCGTAAGCGCGCAGCGCGGCCTCGTGCTGGTGGTGCGTCTCCCAGGTCTTGCCCAGCTTGCGGTGGAGGCCGGCGCGCTGGCGCTGGTGGGCCGGCGAGAGCCGGGCCAGGGCCCCGCCATATGCCGCGCGCGCTTCCTCCTGCCGTCCGCAGAGGGCCAGCAGGTCTCCCAGACTCTCGTGGAGGTAGCGGAAGTCCGGCTCCCCCTCCTCCCGACCCTCCGCGCCCGGGCGCGGGAGCAGCTCCGCCTCGGACAAGGCCGATTGGTAGAAGGAGATCGCCTGCTCATTGGCATAGGCGCCCCGGGCGCGATCTCCCGCCAGACGGAAGTAGCGGCTCGCCCGATCGTGCACCTCGGCCTTCGCCCAGTGGTGGGCCAGACCAGGCGACAACAGGGCGAAGTCGCGTTCCCCGGCGTGGCGATGCTCGAGAGCCTCGGCGGAGCGATGGTGGAGCTGGCGGCGCCGCTCGGGGGACAGGCCCGCGTAGGTGAGCTCGCGCAGCTTGTCGTGGATGAAGCGCAGCCGGCCTCCCGTCACATGCTCGAGGATCTGCCGCACCCGCAGCGTCTCCAGGGCCTCCAGGGCCTCCGACTCGCTGAGCGGGACGGTGCGCAGCAGCAGCTCGGCGTCGAGCTCACGCCCGAGCACGGCGGCCAGCTCCACCACCCCACGGGCCCGGGCATCCAGACCGCCCAGGCGCCGGTTGATGATCTCCGCGATGGACTCGGGCAGCGCGAGCGCCTCGAGCGAGCCGGGGGCCCGCTCGACCAACCGCCACTGCCCGGAGGCGTCGCGGTGCAGCAACCCCTCCGTGATGGCGGCCCGCAGGTACTCGGCGACGAAGAAGGGATTGCCCTCGGATTGGAGCACCAGCC
This is a stretch of genomic DNA from Archangium violaceum. It encodes these proteins:
- a CDS encoding serine/threonine-protein kinase PknK; this encodes MDHEQSLLESGPFMPQALGPYQLQGVLGRGGMGVVYLGHHRDRDELVALKTVRVARESLSSNLRWEVRVLGRIQHPGVVRILDSGISGGLPWYAMELVKGRTLQQLIDRYWHVEGPPRDAASPVKLPVLPLLKLVRSLCSPLAYLHGCGLVHRDLKPGNVFVREDGTVVLGDLGVAAAFSGAYGRELLQVDDARLGTLLYMSPEQIQGDLVDARADLYSLGCILYECVTGFPPFGGGTSGAVRKRHLRQPPTPPSMLLDEPLPERLEWLILKLLEKRPQDRLGYAEDVDRVLAELGVEAVQPARLPKPRPYLYRSFFTGREDAVRSLRARLDSLSQGQGDRVFIGGGSGVGKTRLAMELAREAVFSELTVVTGECIPLGLSGTQVDATTRASPLHPFRPLLTLVADRCRAWGEAETERILGRWGKVLVPFEPSLDSLPGLRERPPPPPLANNEAERSRIFTSLQEVLFAFSEEESLLLILDDLQWADELTLGFLKRLRYEELVERGVLLLGTYRMEELSEPLHEVVSARALHLELGRLDASSIRSMVCGMLALGSLPPDFDGLVLQSEGNPFFVAEYLRAAITEGLLHRDASGQWRLVERAPGSLEALALPESIAEIINRRLGGLDARARGVVELAAVLGRELDAELLLRTVPLSESEALEALETLRVRQILEHVTGGRLRFIHDKLRELTYAGLSPERRRQLHHRSAEALEHRHAGERDFALLSPGLAHHWAKAEVHDRASRYFRLAGDRARGAYANEQAISFYQSALSEAELLPRPGAEGREEGEPDFRYLHESLGDLLALCGRQEEARAAYGGALARLSPAHQRQRAGLHRKLGKTWETHHQHEAALRAYDEAEAALGSVHSEPGAVGAEETASGWWHEWVQIQVERIWVYYWMGRVEEMGALIDKVRHPVEARGTSSQRVRFFQAILLWAFRRENYVLSAETVRTARQAVAASEQSGDLSEQATCRFFLAFSLLFHGDLEESERQGLVGLRLAERVGDLTLQSRLLTYLLQVYRRRGQVSEARTWSERSLRVATEARMDDYVGAALATRAWVAWKEQRLEDAERDARDAVERWRKLAERYSHFGGQWQGLLLLMAMESRRGEVAEAVERARVMLDPTQIPLPDPLAGALRAALEAWSQGQREAALEHLRRAVGVAGELRFL